One Miscanthus floridulus cultivar M001 chromosome 11, ASM1932011v1, whole genome shotgun sequence DNA window includes the following coding sequences:
- the LOC136494264 gene encoding uncharacterized protein, with product MNKQQHQAYGYGHGQGDVPGYCCFHPREVVVGVCAHCLKDRLLLLLAAANNNNSNAAADAVHRRGRSRSSSISLPKVFALGSSFLQRLDSRHHRGRDPNNNCYSDDDDATTSVASLDDSFISIKFEDNGKATWDSQSQHKASAAVTEAEAEEGKPAAAPATRSSSSSTVAVAVEHVKRGGVTRWRKQVVGRLLQLARWRRSSAAAKAGGGAACHVAGLDGKKAERSKTRGRGWIRSLTRRRAHGDRAW from the exons ATGAACAAGCAGCAGCATCAGGCGTACGGGTACGGGCATGGGCAGGGCGACGTCCCAGGCTACTGCTGCTTCCATCCCAGGGAGGTGGTCGTCGGCGTCTGCGCCCACTGCCTCAAggaccgcctcctcctcctcctcgccgctgCCAACAACAATAACAGcaacgccgccgccgacgccgtgcACCGCCggggcaggagcaggagcagcagcatcTCCCTCCCCAAGGTCTTCGCGCTCGGCTCCTCCTTCCTCCAGCGCCTCGACTCCCGCCACCACCGGGGGCGGGACCCCAACAACAACTGCTactccgacgacgacgacgccaccACCTCCGTCGCAAGCCTCGAtg attccttCATCTCCATCAAGTTCGAGGACAACGGCAAGGCGACGTGGGACAGCCAGAGCCAGCACAAGGCGTCGGCGGCGGTGACGGAGGCCGAGGCGGAGGAAGGCAAGCCGGCGGCGGCTCCCGCGAcgaggtcgtcgtcgtcgtcgaccgtggcggtggcggtggagcacgtgaagcggggcggcgtcaCCCGGTGGCGCAAGCAGGTGGTGGGGCGCCTGCTGCAGCTGGCGCGCTGGAGGAGGTCGTCCGCGGCGGCCAAGGCGGGCGGCGGAGCGGCGTGCCACGTCGCCGGGCTGGACGGCAAGAAGGCGGAGCGGTCCAAGACGCGAGGGAGGGGCTGGATCCGGAGCCTCACTCGGAGGCGCGCGCACGGCGACCGGGCGTGGTAG